A genomic region of Aspergillus oryzae RIB40 DNA, chromosome 1 contains the following coding sequences:
- a CDS encoding PWI domain-containing protein (splicing coactivator SRm160/300, subunit SRm160 (contains PWI domain)): MAASVDAKLLKQTKFPPEFSRKVDMTKVNIEVMKKWIAGKISEILGNEDDVVIELCFNLLEGSRFPDVKSLQIQLTGFLDKDTAKFCKELWSLCLSAQENPQGVPKELLEAKKLELIQEKASYSIPSCASHLLTILQIEAEKAAEEARRQKEQERVRERELEELRRRERSERGRGGRRGGRGGRDFDRRRSRDRFQDRPSRREFDSYVPSGSRRNRRPSRSPSRSRSPSASRSPPPRRERQPSRDRNRRRRSPSNSVSPDRDRRPRRRSPDYGDRARSISRSDSSRSRTPRRDRRRRRSVSSHSSSRSPAPRDRRRKDSYSRSRSRSREPNDRSTRRRRSSPYSSRADKKESTADFAKARKNRDDRRLSRSRSRNRDDTRRRRYSRSISRNRSRSRERGRSRSISSSPRRHDSRSRSRSHNRERKRRRSLQRYAPAARRRRNTSSVSVRSEKRQRMTDQEDNSAKRSSPPPEKPSSSDHEMKDPEEVGQ; the protein is encoded by the exons ATGGCGGCCAGCGTGGATGCCAAGCTCCTGAAGCAGACCAAGTTCCCTCCCGAATTCAGCCGGAAGGTGGACATGACCAAGGTCAATATTGAGGTCATGAAGAA ATGGATTGCCGGAAAGATCTCCGAGATCCTAGgaaatgaggatgatgttgtaATTGAGCTTTGTTTCAATCTGCTTGAAGGGTCTCGATTT CCCGATGTCAAGTCACTGCAAATCCAGCTTACGGGTTTCTTGGATAAGGATACTGCGAAGTTTTGCAAGGAGCTTTGGTCCCTATGCCTCAGTGCGCAAGAAAATCCTCAGGGTGTCCCGAAGGAGCTTTTGGAGGCTAAGAAGCTCGAACTCATACAGGAGAAGGCAAGTTACAGTATACCTAGCTGCGCTTCTCACCTACTGACTATATTACAGATTGAAGCCGAAAAAGCGGccgaagaagctcgtcggcagaaggaacaagaacgGGTTCGAGAACGAGAACTAGAGGAGCTCAGGCGGAGGGAACGTTCTGAGCGGGGAAGAGGTGGAAGGCGCGGTGGCCGCGGAGGTCGAGACTTTGACAGACGTCGCAGCCGTGATCGCTTCCAAGACCGGCCGTCACGCCGCGAGTTCGATTCCTACGTTCCCTCGGGTTCGCGCAGGAACCGTCGCCCTTCTAGGTCACCAAGCCGCTCTCGTTCTCCCTCCGCGTCTCGGTCACCACCCCCTCGTCGCGAACGCCAGCCAAGCAGGGACAGAAACAGGCGCCGCCGATCGCCTAGCAACTCTGTATCCCCAGACAGAGacaggaggccgaggagacgTAGTCCTGATTACGGTGATCGAGCTAGATCCATTTCCCGCAGTGATTCCTCACGCTCACGTACTCCCAGAAGAGACCGACGGAGACGGAGATCCGTTTCTTCCCACAGTTCATCCCGTTCACCTGCTCCCAGGGACCGGCGCAGAAAAGACTCTTATTCCAGATCTCGTTCTAGGTCGCGTGAGCCGAATGATAGAAGCACCAGacggagaagatcttcgCCTTATTCTTCAAGAGCTGATAAGAAAGAATCCACCGCTGATTTTGCAAAGGCCCGCAAGAACCGTGACGATCGCCGCCTGAGTCGCAGCCGCAGCAGAAATCGCGATGATACCCGCAGACGGCGGTACTCGAGGAGTATCAGTCGCAACCGTAGCCGCAGCCGAGAACGAGGCCGTTCTCGCAGCATCAGCTCCAGTCCGAGACGCCATGATTCCCGCAGTCGCAGCCGTAGCCACaacagggaaaggaagagacgtCGCTCCCTCCAGCGATATGCTCCTGCCGCCCGCAGACGGCGTAACACCTCTTCTGTATCCGTCCGTAGTGAAAAGCGACAGAGAATGACTGATCAGGAAGACAACTCCGCAAAGCGGTCGTCCCCACCACCTGAGAAGCCCAGCTCGTCAGATCACGAGATGAAGGATCCTGAAGAGGTGGGTCAATGA
- a CDS encoding fumarylacetoacetate hydrolase family protein (predicted fumarylacetoacetate hydralase) — MAASIRANCRKVICIGRNYADHITELNNTTPKQPFFFLKPASAILCPGEGPVLRPKGTNLHYEVELALVMGKTLRDHDPNDEQGALDAIHSYLLGIDMTARNVQDEAKKKGLPWSIAKGFDTFLPVSQEIAKSRIPNPHDAFLRLSVGSEVRQADSTGLMLYRIPRLLGEISRVMTLEKGDVVLTGTPKGVGEVKSGDVMRASIEVDGKEIKEGRIEVEVKDREGRYLYAET, encoded by the exons ATGGCAGCCTCAATCAGAGCCAATTGCCGCAAGGTCATTTGCATTGGCCGCAACTATGC TGACCATATTACGGAGCTCAACAACACCACGCCCAAGCAaccgttcttcttcttgaagcccGCTTCGGCCATTCTGTGTCCTGGCGAGGGCCCCGTCTTGCGTCCTAAGGGAACAAACCTACACTATGAGGTGGAATTAGCGCTGGTGATGGGCAAGACACTTCGGGATCATGACCCGAACGATGAGCAGGGAGCTTTGGATGCTATTCATA GCTACCTTCTCGGCATTGACATGACTGCCCGCAACGTACAAGACGAAGCTAAGAAGAAGGGTCTCCCATGGTCCATTGCCAAGGGGTTTGACACCTTCCTACCTGTCTCCCAAGAAATCGCCAAATCGCGAATCCCCAACCCTCACGATGCCTTCCTTCGTTTGAGCGTCGGCTCCGAGGTGCGCCAGGCCGACTCGACCGGATTGATGCTCTACCGGATCCCTAGACTGCTGGGTGAGATCTCGCGAGTTATGACTTTGGAGAAGGGCGACGTGGTCTTGACTGGTACACCGAAGGGTGTCGGAGAGGTGAAGTCCGGAGATGTGATGAGAGCTTCCATCGAAGTCGATGGAAAGGAGATTAAGGAAGGCCGgattgaggttgaggtgAAGGATCGCGAGGGCCGCTACCTGTACGCTGAGACTTAA
- a CDS encoding uncharacterized protein (predicted protein): MIMQGQENLHRLFRQNARPLGAYWSYAIDTRIRLPLWIKSSDVAKAFVNGLEDTAARGLMERKLYAAGWSWDVLVDIMHNKLNERKSQTANLPVRMNAGSGEAGEASKHNTSLKHKKKKRRVIPIIPADEDDLLEMNS; this comes from the coding sequence ATGATCATGCAGGGGCAAGAGAACTTGCATCGTCTCTTCAGGCAAAATGCGAGACCGCTGGGGGCTTATTGGTCGTACGCCATAGATACCCGAATTCGATTACCTTTGTGGATCAAGAGCAGCGATGTTGCAAAGGCCTTTGTAAATGGACTGGAAGACACCGCTGCCAGAGGTTTGATGGAAAGGAAGCTATATGCTGCTGGATGGTCGTGGGATGTATTGGTCGACATCATGCACAACAAGCTCAATGAGAGGAAATCTCAAACGGCCAATTTGCCCGTTCGGATGAACGCAGGCTCAGGAGAAGCTGGGGAGGCTTCGAAGCATAACACTTCGCTAAAgcacaagaagaaaaagcgaagagTAATACCTATAATACCggcggacgaagatgatcttctcgagATGAATTCATGA
- a CDS encoding uncharacterized protein (predicted protein) encodes MEPSPRQWEPTPSSLLWAHEIRRENIHLADEIHKIKVDFTSTVDTLNDLKQNINELSRQVKQAEANASEHLKCLEIRLLDGSNELLKRVEALEIENGRFKEELKDVRRECAARSRELSLLLKTMKSGVINEIRAILTQERGALPFTNLLGGSHGNSGEYLSRSPLDSGLLLLCIGLSGLGCEFLVWEDLVGSVN; translated from the coding sequence ATGGAACCCTCTCCACGTCAGTGGGAGCCAACCCCTTCCTCCCTCCTATGGGCCCACGAAATCCGGCGCGAAAACATTCACCTGGCCGATGAAATCCACAAAATCAAAGTCGACTTTACCTCAACCGTAGACACACTCAACGATCTGAAACAGAACATAAATGAATTGAGCCGACAAGTGAAGCAAGCGGAGGCCAATGCCTCTGAGCATCTCAAGTGCCTTGAAATCAGGCTTCTAGATGGATCCAATGAGTTACTTAAGCGCGTCGAAGCCCTGGAGATTGAAAACGGAAGGTTCAAGGAAGAACTGAAAGATGTTCGAAGAGAGTGTGCTGCGCGTTCTAGAGAGCTGTCCCTTCTCTTAAAGACGATGAAGTCTGGGGTTATAAATGAGATTCGGGCGATATTGACACAGGAGAGGGGTGCTTTGCCATTCACTAACTTACTAGGAGGATCTCATGGCAATAGTGGTGAGTATTTGTCTCGTAGTCCCTTGGATTCTGgtctgctgttgctgtgtATTGGGCTGTCTGGACTGGGGTGTGAATTTCTGGTATGGGAAGATCTTGTTGGTTCGGTCAACTAA
- the tif1 gene encoding putative eukaryotic translation initiation factor 4 (translation initiation factor 4F, helicase subunit (eIF-4A) and related helicases), translated as MSNDKGLEEIPEDQSTTPHKPTSNVGSRLTRLFQSTGQIETNYDEITDSFDAMELKPELLRGVYAYGFERPSAIQQRAIKPIIKGSDVIAQAQSGTGKTATFSISALQKLDPNVKGCQALILAPTRELAQQIQKVVVAIGDFMNITCHACIGGTAVREDMKALGEGPEVVVGTPGRVHDMIQRRVLKTDHLKQFILDEADEMLSRGFTEQIYDIFQLLPQSTQVVLLSATMPQDVLEVTTKFMRDPVRILVKKQELTLEGIKQFYIAVEKEEWKLDTLSDLYETVTITQAVIFCNTRRKVDWLTDKLTARDFTVSAMHGDMEQSQRDVIMKEFRSGSSRVLIATDLLARGIDVQQVSLVINYDLPANRENYIHRIGRGGRFGRKGVAINFVTADDVRMMREIEQFYSTQIEEMPMNVADLI; from the exons ATGTCTAACGATAaaggattggaagagatCCCTGAGG accaaagcaCCACACCACACAAACCAACATCAAATGTCGGATCAAGGCTAACTCGACTTTTCCAATCAACAGGACAGATCGAGACCAACTACGATGAGATCACCGACTCCTTCGACGCCATGGAGCTGAAGCCTGAGTTGCTTCGCG GTGTCTACGCCTATGGTTTCGAGCGTCCCTCTGCTATCCAGCAGCGTGCCATCAAGCCCATCATCAAAG GTAGCGATGTTATCGCTCAGGCCCAGTCTGGTACTGGAAAGACTGCCactttctccatctccgctctccagaagctcgaCCCCAATGTTAAGGGCTGCCAGGCCCTCATTCTCGCCCCTACCCGTGAGTTGGCTCAGCAGATCCAGAAGGTCGTCGTTGCTATCGGTGACTTCATGAACATCACCTGCCACGCTTGTATTGGTGGTACTGCGGTCCGTGAGGACATGAAGGCTCTCGGAGAAGGCCCCGAGGTGGTTGTCGGTACCCCCGGTCGTGTCCACGATATGATCCAGCGCCGTGTCCTGAAAACCGACCATCTGAAGCAATTCATCCTTGATGAGGCTGATGAGATGTTGTCT CGTGGTTTCACCGAGCAGATCTACGAcatcttccagctcctccccCAGTCTACCCAGGTTGTCCTGCTCTCTGCCACCATGCCCCAGGATGTCCTTGAGGTCACCACCAAGTTCATGCGCGACCCCGTCCGTATCCTGGTCAAGAAGCAGGAACTTACCCTTGAAGGTATCAAGCAGTTCTACATTGCcgtcgagaaggaggagtgGAAGCTTGACACCCTCTCCGATCTCTACGAGACTGTCACCATCACCCAGGCCgtcatcttctgcaacaCCCGCCGCAAGGTCGACTGGCTCACTGACAAGCTCACTGCCCGTGACTTCACTGTCTCCGCCATGCACGGCGATATGGAGCAGTCTCAGCGTGATGTTATCATGAAGGAGTTCCGCTCTGGTTCTTCTCGTGTCCTGATCGCCACTGACCTTTTGGCCCGTGGTATCGACGTCCAGCAGGTGTCCCTTGTCATCAACTACGACCTGCCTGCCAACCGTGAGAACTACATTCACCGTATCGGTCGTGGTGGTCGTTTCGGTCGTAAGGGTGTTGCCATCAACTTCGTCACTGCTGACGATGTCCGCATGATGCGTGAGATCGAGCAGTTCTACAGCACCCAGATCGAGGAGATGCCCATGAACGTTGCTG ACCTCATCTAA